In Xiphophorus hellerii strain 12219 chromosome 4, Xiphophorus_hellerii-4.1, whole genome shotgun sequence, a single genomic region encodes these proteins:
- the LOC116718238 gene encoding testis-expressed protein 9-like, with translation MQESGKKNWANRRVSVTAKYTDSDHEEKEEKINGCVQKKAAALSDHDSRVLRTKLHIVQEELDLLSTEYHYQNDEFGKLFATNKRLGDDRARLQKTICVQKIQIEEQKASIKDLAHKCHDLRLQVYDLSKLVRGYDEEVEKINCQLTAANLVKKKKILSSEENLNIENLLAENKNLKKQKYDLILGFKKQTKLIDILKRQIMHLEAAKLLSFTEEEFIKAMLETQ, from the exons ATGCAGGAATCTGGAAAGAAG AATTGGGCCAATAGAAGGGTGTCAGTAACAGCAAAATACACGGATTCTGACCAtgaagaaaaggaggagaaaatcAACGGTTGTGTTCAGAAAAAGGCTGCAG CTCTTTCTGACCATGACTCCAGGGTTTTAAGAACCAAGCTACACATTGTGCAAGAAGAACTTGATCTGCTTTCCACTGAATATCATTATCAG aatgatGAATTTGGTAAGCTTTTTGCAACAAATAAGAGGCTGGGCGACGATCGAGCCAGACTGCAGAAGACCATTTGTGTCCAGAAAATACAAATTGAGGAGCAGAAAGCTTCGATTAAAGATCTTGCCCACAAATGCCATGATCTCCGTCTGCAAGTGTATGACTTGAGCAAG CTGGTTAGAGGTTATGATGAGGAAGTGGAGAAGATTAACTGCCAGCTGACTGCAGCCAATctggtgaagaagaagaag ATCCTGAGTAgtgaagaaaatctaaatatagAAAATCTGCTGGCTGAGAACAAAAACCTCAAGAAGCAAAAATATGACCTTATTTTGGGTTTCAAGAAGCAAACCAAGCTGATCGACATTCTGAAAAGACAGATa ATGCACCTTGAGGCAGCAAAGCTGCTGTCCTTCACGGAGGAGGAGTTCATCAAAGCCATGCTGGAGACACAATAA
- the LOC116718237 gene encoding testis-expressed protein 9-like isoform X2 encodes MADKSCKKKANAVISQTKKRPSSSTAESSKKVEAKPKERCNSSPTKKHIDDIFAKEEQYKLLNAELEAKTSELVRQAEQLMREQSEVLSHPLSDELALETEDGDGFRNSKSQPKAVQDPGMKVSKKTVTSATQSKHAGKQGKKPQCKTATSKDSHDAEALLDETDLFLAKTIPGLEEMESVQNNVVDNAEDHGGSAVSDVQTRVLKAKLRIMQEEIDMLSCDYHKKEDENSKLAAKIKELEEDRVRLQRTINIQQTQTEKQKALAEESARKCDDLQLQVSALCKEVEILTRSKKQAALIHSTAEVRLNRAVEEVERLKSQLAKTKQINKDKISEEQQSKENLLAENQILKKQKTELIAGFKKQLKLIDILKRQKMHFEAAKLLSFAEEEFMKALDWGKS; translated from the exons ATGGCGGACAAAAGTTGTAAGAAAAAGGCAAACGCCGTCATTTCGCAG ACCAAGAAGCGTCCATCATCCAGTACTGCTGAGAGCTCCAAGAAGGTGGAAGCTAAACCAAAGGAAAGATGTAACTCGAgtccaacaaaaaaacatattgatgACATTTTTGCCAAGGAGGAGCAGTACAA GCTGTTAAATGCTGAGCTTGAAGCCAAAACATCAGAGCTGGTGAGACAAGCAGAGCAACTCATG AGAGAGCAAAGTGAAGTTCTGTCACATCCTCTCTCCGATGAACTCGCCTTGGAAACGGAGGATGGAGATGGTTTCAG aaactcaaaatctCAACCAAAAGCTGTGCAGGATCCTGGAATGAAG GTGAGCAAAAAAACGGTCACATCAGCAACACAGAGTAAGCATGCTGGGAAACAAGGAAAGAAGCCACAATGTAAAACAGC CACATCAAAGGACTCTCATGATGCTGAAGCCCTATTGGATGAAACTGATCTGTTCTTAGCAAAGACTATTCCGGGCCTGGAGGAGATGGAGTCTGTTCAGAACAACGTAGTAGACAATGCTGAAGATCACGGAGGATCAG CCGTTTCTGATGTTCAAACACGAGTGTTGAAGGCAAAGCTTCGAATTATGCAAGAAGAGATCGACATGCTTTCTTGTGATTATCATAagaag GAAGACGAAAATTCAAAGCTGGCTGCAAAAATTAAAGAGCTTGAGGAGGACAGAGTCCGGCTGCAGAGGACCATCAACATCCAGCAAACACAGACTGAGAAGCAGAAGGCCTTAGCTGAAGAGTCGGCCAGAAAATGTGACGATCTCCAGCTGCAAGTGTCTGCGTTATGCAAG GAAGTAGAAATTCTGACTAGATCCAAAAAGCAAGCGGCGCTTATCCACAGCACCGCAGAGGTTCGCCTAAACAGAGctgtggaggaggtggagaggTTGAAGTCTCAGCTCGctaagacaaaacaaataaacaag GACAAAATCAGTGAAGAAcaacaaagtaaagaaaatcttTTGGCTGAAAACCAGATTCTTAAGAAGCAGAAAACTGAACTTATTGCTGGTTTCAAGAAACAACTGAAGTTGATCGACATTCTCAAAAGACAAAAG ATGCACTTTGAAGCTGCAAAGCTGCTGTCCTTCGCAGAAGAGGAATTCATGAAAGCTCTGGACTGGGGGAAGTCATGA
- the LOC116718237 gene encoding testis-expressed protein 9-like isoform X1 yields MSNYLQKAEFRQNKNSITVLLKLGLNTKSLCNSVLLSVFVLQTKKRPSSSTAESSKKVEAKPKERCNSSPTKKHIDDIFAKEEQYKLLNAELEAKTSELVRQAEQLMREQSEVLSHPLSDELALETEDGDGFRNSKSQPKAVQDPGMKVSKKTVTSATQSKHAGKQGKKPQCKTATSKDSHDAEALLDETDLFLAKTIPGLEEMESVQNNVVDNAEDHGGSAVSDVQTRVLKAKLRIMQEEIDMLSCDYHKKEDENSKLAAKIKELEEDRVRLQRTINIQQTQTEKQKALAEESARKCDDLQLQVSALCKEVEILTRSKKQAALIHSTAEVRLNRAVEEVERLKSQLAKTKQINKDKISEEQQSKENLLAENQILKKQKTELIAGFKKQLKLIDILKRQKMHFEAAKLLSFAEEEFMKALDWGKS; encoded by the exons ATGTCAAATTATTTGCAAAAGGCTGAgtttagacaaaataaaaattcaatcaCAGTGCTTCTAAAGCTCGGGTTAAATACTAAATCTCTCTGTAACTCAGTGctgttgtctgtttttgtgttacAGACCAAGAAGCGTCCATCATCCAGTACTGCTGAGAGCTCCAAGAAGGTGGAAGCTAAACCAAAGGAAAGATGTAACTCGAgtccaacaaaaaaacatattgatgACATTTTTGCCAAGGAGGAGCAGTACAA GCTGTTAAATGCTGAGCTTGAAGCCAAAACATCAGAGCTGGTGAGACAAGCAGAGCAACTCATG AGAGAGCAAAGTGAAGTTCTGTCACATCCTCTCTCCGATGAACTCGCCTTGGAAACGGAGGATGGAGATGGTTTCAG aaactcaaaatctCAACCAAAAGCTGTGCAGGATCCTGGAATGAAG GTGAGCAAAAAAACGGTCACATCAGCAACACAGAGTAAGCATGCTGGGAAACAAGGAAAGAAGCCACAATGTAAAACAGC CACATCAAAGGACTCTCATGATGCTGAAGCCCTATTGGATGAAACTGATCTGTTCTTAGCAAAGACTATTCCGGGCCTGGAGGAGATGGAGTCTGTTCAGAACAACGTAGTAGACAATGCTGAAGATCACGGAGGATCAG CCGTTTCTGATGTTCAAACACGAGTGTTGAAGGCAAAGCTTCGAATTATGCAAGAAGAGATCGACATGCTTTCTTGTGATTATCATAagaag GAAGACGAAAATTCAAAGCTGGCTGCAAAAATTAAAGAGCTTGAGGAGGACAGAGTCCGGCTGCAGAGGACCATCAACATCCAGCAAACACAGACTGAGAAGCAGAAGGCCTTAGCTGAAGAGTCGGCCAGAAAATGTGACGATCTCCAGCTGCAAGTGTCTGCGTTATGCAAG GAAGTAGAAATTCTGACTAGATCCAAAAAGCAAGCGGCGCTTATCCACAGCACCGCAGAGGTTCGCCTAAACAGAGctgtggaggaggtggagaggTTGAAGTCTCAGCTCGctaagacaaaacaaataaacaag GACAAAATCAGTGAAGAAcaacaaagtaaagaaaatcttTTGGCTGAAAACCAGATTCTTAAGAAGCAGAAAACTGAACTTATTGCTGGTTTCAAGAAACAACTGAAGTTGATCGACATTCTCAAAAGACAAAAG ATGCACTTTGAAGCTGCAAAGCTGCTGTCCTTCGCAGAAGAGGAATTCATGAAAGCTCTGGACTGGGGGAAGTCATGA
- the znf280d gene encoding zinc finger protein 280C: MSELFMECVEEELEPWQKQVPQVHLIDDDDDDEPIFVGVLSGNQKDSKPSPAPPQRTSAGAQQKKVTPLQAPAGPSPIVLPLNVPVTTVKTVSPSLTTVAPQPVIVNNQGFIVTSPQLANSSDLIATLGTQYPPGTSFTIVPAPRQQVFQQVSSAMGLPGVVHRPQVQQIRNNVVTLANVQSPAAYSAQSNQLQPQSSNMPSLQNVTGKDLSDQSSVKRGLMASEVDRVVKRVKIDSVTIQVENGVLKRTCSKCHEDFPSEEAVNFHMVRCCATAGGAAPSAPSITNANKLIMLVADFYYGNFEGDAEKQEAQKTNTTFKCQSCLKVLKNNIRFMNHMKHHLELEKQNSESWESHTTCHHCYRQYMTPFQLQCHIESAHSPIESSTNCKICELAFESEQVLLEHMKANHKPGEMPYVCQVCDYRSSFFSDLEAHFRSVHENTKDLLCPFCLKVLRTSHIYMQHYMKHQKKGIHRCGKCRLHFLTYKEKAEHRTHVHKTFRKPKALEGLPPGTKVTIRASLTGKGPIMPHGSNRSAVTVTPEPTGFPNFKVKAPVNLSRSKIKDPRMGKAKSTYSRKQERRPSKHNLALKNLSAGDGCYTCIECNSEVDDFFSHFPMLSNCGACTYRTGCKVSFGNHMIKFHSTISKQRILKMDRRKTSPGIKLTLICLNCDLLVDASGGDLMSKHLTDQPHHTCRVIQEKDIRPEDKDQDKVHIQQSADDKETVTLLSTTTALEPEETDWKPSDNDISPSETLDDADRPELEQKLPADEQENDSPNPRSEEGVELKQPSSEAASPSSSDVLLIPSEEFEGHTESLHVKEQLSVSDGLLDPVTGEKTP; the protein is encoded by the exons ATGTCTGAGCTGTTCATGGAGTGTGtagaggaggagctggaaccGTGGCAGAAACAAGTTCCTCAAGTTCATCTCATCGATGATGACGACGACGATGAACCCATCTTCGTTGGAGTTCTCT CTGGTAACCAGAAGGACAGTAAGCCCAGCCCCGCTCCTCCTCAGAGGACCAGTGCAGGAGCACAACAGAAGAAAGTTACTCCACTCCAGGCCCCTGCAGGCCCCTCACCTATAGTGCTGCCACTGAATGTACCTGTGACTACAGTGAAAACCGTATCCCCCTCCCTGACAACAGTGGCTCCTCAACCTGTTATAGTTAATAATCAG gGATTTATTGTCACTTCTccacaattagcaaacagcagTGACCTTATTGCCACTCTTGGAACCCAGTATCCCCCTGGAACATCATTTACAATTGTTCCAG CCCCTCGGCAGCAGGTTTTTCAGCAGGTCTCTTCAGCCATGGGTTTGCCTGGTGTGGTCCACCGGCCTCAGGTTCAGCAGATCAGAAACAACGTGGTGACTTTGGCGAATGTCCAGAGCCCTGCCGCGTATTCAGCTCAGTCTAATCAGCTGCAGCCCCAAAGCTCCAACATGCCGTCCCTTCAAAACGTTACTGGGAAGGACTTGAGTG ATCAGAGCTCAGTCAAGCGGGGATTGATGGCATCGGAGGTTGACAGAGTAGTAAAAAGAGTCAAAATTGACTCTG TAACGATCCAAGTGGAAAATGGCGTTTTAAAGAGAACCTGTTCCAAATGTCATGAAGACTTTCCCTCAGAGGAGGCTGTGAACTTTCATATGGTG CGTTGTTGTGCGACTGCAGGAGGTGCAGCTCCGTCAGCTCCGAGCATCACCAACGCTAACAAACTCATCATGCTAGTCGCAGATTTCTACTATGGAAACTTTGAAGGagatgcagaaaaacaggagGCACAGAAGACCAACACAACCTTCAAGTGCCAAAGCTGTTTGAAAGTTCTCAAGAACAACATTAG GTTCATGAACCACATGAAGCACCACCTGGAGCTGGAGAAGCAGAACAGTGAGAGCTGGGAAAGCCACACGACCTGCCACCACTGCTACAGGCAGTACATGACTCCCTTCCAGCTGCAGTGCCACATCGAGAGCGCTCACAGCCCAATTGAATCTTCGA CCAACTGCAAGATATGTGAGCTGGCGTTTGAGTCGGAGCAGGTGCTCCTGGAGCACATGAAGGCCAACCACAAACCCGGTGAAATGCCTTATGTCTGCCAG GTTTGCGATTACAGGTCTTCCTTCTTCTCAGACTTGGAGGCACATTTCCGGAGTGTCCACGAGAATACAAAAGACCTGCTCTGTCCGTTCTGCCTCAAAGTGCTGAGAACGAGTCACATATACATGCAGCACTACATGAAGCATCAG aaaaaagggATCCATCGATGTGGAAAATGCAGACTACATTTCCTCACCTACAAGGAAAAAGCGGAGCACCGGACTCACGTCCACAAGACTTTTAGGAAGCCTAAAGCGTTGGAGGGTCTTCCTCCGGGTACAAAG GTTACAATTCGGGCCTCACTGACAGGAAAGGGACCGATAATGCCACACGGCTCCAATCGATCAGCGGTTACTGTGACTCCAGAGCCGACGGGTTTCCCGAACTTCAAAGTCAAGGCTCCAGTAAACCTATCCAGGTCTAAAATAAAAGACCCGAGGATGGGAAAGGCCAAGTCTACTTATAGCAGAAAGCAAGAACGTCGACCTTCCAAGCACAACCTGGCACTCAAGAATCTCAG TGCCGGTGACGGTTGCTACACATGCATCGAGTGCAACAGCGAGGTCGACGacttcttttcacattttccaatGCTCTCAAACTGCGGCGCATGCACGTACCGAACAGGATGTAAAGTGTCTTTCGGGAATCACATGATAAA ATTTCATAGCACCATCAGCAAACAgaggattttaaaaatggatcGCAGGAAGACTTCACctggaataaa ATTAACCCTCATCTGTCTCAACTGCGATCTGCTTGTTGATGCGTCCGGCGGAGACCTAATGTCCAAGCATTTAACTGACCAGCCGCATCACACATGTAGAGTCATTCAGGAAAaag ACATCAGACCTGAAGACAAAGACCAGGACAAAGT GCATATCCAGCAGTCAGCAGATGACAAAGAGACGGTGACCCTCTTGTCAACGACAACGGCTTTAGAGCCAGAAGAAACGGACTGGAAACCATCTGATAACGACATATCTCCAAGTGAGACACTTGATGATGCCGACCGGCCTGAGTTGGAGCAGAAACTACCAGCAGACGAGCAGGAAAACGACTCGCCAAATCCCAGATCGGAGGAAGGCGTTGAATTAAAACAGCCGTCTTCGGAGGCCGCTTCGCCGTCTTCATCAGATGTGCTTCTGATTCCCTCTGAGGAATTTGAGGGTCACACAGAGAGCCTGCACGTCAAGGAGCAGCTGTCCGTCTCAGACGGTTTGCTGGATCCAGTGACTGGAGAAAAAACACCTTAA